One Setaria viridis chromosome 5, Setaria_viridis_v4.0, whole genome shotgun sequence genomic region harbors:
- the LOC117855354 gene encoding RING-H2 finger protein ATL74-like, whose translation MGVHVRSMSWYLGPPGSPAPAGSAAAEAQHALSSNPGGSDTSFDTNMVIILAALLFALLFALGLNSLARCLIRWARRAASVGEGGAGAGAGGGRGGGGLKRRALRSLPVEVYGACSADGSAAGAADVCAICLGEFADGEKVRVLPRCAHGFHVRCVDTWLLSHDSCPTCRGTVLDAAAAGNAKAAASAPAAAAGGSRRQGSEAAAIAVVIG comes from the coding sequence ATGGGCGTGCACGTCCGGTCGATGAGCTGGTACCTGGGCCCGCCGggttcgccggcgccggccgggagcgcggccgcggaggcgcaGCACGCGCTGAGCAGCAACCCGGGGGGCAGCGACACCAGCTTCGACACCAACATGGTCATCATCCTCGCCGCGCTGCTGTTCGCGCTCCTCTTCGCGCTCGGGCTCAACTCGCTGGCGCGGTGCCTCATCCGCtgggcgcgccgcgcggcctcggtgggggagggcggcgctggcgccggcgcggggggcGGCAGGGGCGGGGGAGGGCTCAAGAGGCGCGCGCTCCGGAGCCTCCCCGTCGAGGTCTACGGCGCGTGCAGCGCCGACGggagcgcggccggcgccgccgacgtctGCGCCATCTGCCTCGGCGAGTTCGCGGACGGCGAGAAGGTGCGCGTGCTGCCGCGCTGCGCCCACGGCTTCCACGTCCGCTGCGTCGACACCTGGCTCCTCTCGCACGACTCCTGCCCCACGTGCCGCGGCACCgtgctcgacgccgccgcggccggcaacgccaaggccgccgcctccgcccccgccgccgccgccgggggtaGCCGGCGGCAGGGCAGCGAGGCTGCCGCTATCGCGGTGGTCATCGGATGA